A section of the Ornithinimicrobium sufpigmenti genome encodes:
- a CDS encoding LysM peptidoglycan-binding domain-containing protein yields MSTTTPRRPDRGAGTDKGGTGSAYRPRTAADHLPRPPRQERSVGAGVLSLLGILLLVVGVPAALVLLVGNPLPTSAPSTSWLTAPVTSDALISIVAVLVWLVWAHFVVCLVAEWRAARAGRLPHLVPAGGGSQLLARRLVAGVLLLAGTATATGTLPGQQEPTAVVTTDAGVSAAGASGALTNLQGAEGVRSAVQRAGEATGQVAQDAVDLAAGPRAEAQVTKFYEVKPPEGRNYDTLWDISERTLGDPFRYKEIYELNKERVQPDGRRLVDADLIQPGWQLVMPADASGPAITAVRAHLPFTSTPLEADTAAVVEAGTDAGETGLDLGSAGLADAAGTALDGAGEAAAGSGHDDAGMPSAQVTQPARSRVDLGDLTLGGGMILAGLALALSTRRGPYGDPSAQEESLLLAGTPGRAQLLDLALRALTEGRAHQQLPLPDPTAVYVNDEQVLVHLAGSGHPAPPAPWREVEDGRVWSVRRDDLAGLQPTASAPWPALVNIAVSHGFDLLVDLEAAPGLVSIGGDVGVAREVAFASVVDLLTHPWSDGVQVTLVGFAGADALADLAPGRVHVATSLEDVLDRLQAGVAEREELTRRLGVDGVLAGRLAGAGADLPPHVVVLSGQPGAEEAQRLTQLLTQGRNSLAALCVGQTLAARWRFTVDGGGLLDLGALGLSGNARRLRHENLSSVAHWLRDAGEAATQATATVAAMGPQEAVATLPEQGVRHVRSAGSMHDRSRALAHVRLLGPVQVQAPHQVDPGREALLTELVCLVALHPHGVHESVLRVSLWPRGVEDDVVEATLAAAVRWLGTDPQGTPLLGRDDEGRWRLSPAVHVDWLELASVAQQHADDPQRLSGVLAQARGEMFSATPADRYRWLAFHAAARDGRVVATAVTRRAAAAQAAAGDDSGAERTLRCGLTLVPRSQALWRDLLRLLGGHDPDTASRVAQEMTTVLAGDGLEPETAALVGHLAPTTRESG; encoded by the coding sequence ATGAGCACCACCACACCTCGACGCCCGGACCGTGGCGCAGGGACCGACAAGGGCGGCACGGGCAGCGCATACCGTCCCCGGACGGCCGCCGACCACCTGCCCCGCCCGCCACGCCAGGAGCGTTCGGTCGGCGCAGGGGTCCTGTCCCTGCTCGGCATCCTGCTGCTCGTGGTCGGTGTGCCCGCCGCGCTCGTCCTCCTCGTCGGCAACCCGCTGCCGACCTCGGCCCCCAGCACGAGCTGGCTCACCGCACCGGTCACCTCCGACGCGCTCATCAGCATCGTCGCCGTCCTGGTCTGGCTGGTCTGGGCGCACTTCGTCGTCTGCCTGGTCGCGGAGTGGCGGGCCGCCCGGGCCGGTCGACTGCCCCACCTGGTGCCGGCCGGCGGTGGCTCGCAGCTGCTGGCCCGCCGTCTGGTGGCCGGTGTGCTGCTGCTCGCCGGCACCGCGACGGCCACCGGCACCCTGCCCGGCCAGCAGGAGCCGACGGCCGTCGTGACCACCGACGCCGGCGTAAGCGCCGCAGGCGCCTCGGGCGCGCTGACGAACCTGCAGGGGGCCGAGGGAGTGCGGTCGGCGGTGCAGCGGGCGGGTGAGGCGACCGGCCAGGTGGCGCAGGACGCGGTCGACCTGGCCGCCGGTCCGCGCGCGGAGGCCCAGGTGACCAAGTTCTACGAGGTCAAGCCGCCCGAGGGCCGCAACTACGACACCCTCTGGGACATCTCGGAGCGGACGCTCGGCGACCCGTTCCGCTACAAGGAGATCTACGAGCTCAACAAGGAGCGCGTCCAGCCCGACGGGCGCCGCCTGGTCGACGCCGACCTCATCCAGCCCGGGTGGCAGCTGGTCATGCCAGCCGACGCCTCGGGCCCGGCGATCACCGCGGTGCGCGCCCACCTGCCCTTCACCAGCACGCCGCTCGAGGCCGACACCGCCGCGGTGGTGGAGGCGGGCACGGACGCCGGCGAGACCGGGCTCGACCTGGGCAGCGCCGGCCTGGCTGACGCGGCCGGCACGGCGCTGGACGGCGCGGGCGAGGCAGCCGCCGGCAGCGGGCACGACGATGCAGGTATGCCGAGCGCGCAGGTCACCCAGCCCGCCCGCAGCCGCGTCGACCTCGGCGACCTCACCCTGGGCGGCGGCATGATCCTGGCGGGTCTGGCGCTGGCCCTCTCCACGCGCCGTGGGCCCTACGGCGACCCCTCGGCGCAGGAGGAGTCCCTGCTCCTGGCCGGGACCCCCGGCCGCGCACAGCTGCTCGACCTCGCCCTGCGGGCGCTGACCGAGGGCCGCGCCCACCAGCAGCTGCCGCTGCCGGACCCGACCGCGGTCTACGTCAACGACGAGCAGGTCCTGGTGCACCTCGCCGGCTCCGGTCACCCCGCACCGCCTGCCCCCTGGCGGGAGGTCGAGGACGGCCGCGTCTGGTCGGTCCGTCGGGACGACCTGGCCGGCCTGCAGCCCACGGCGTCGGCGCCCTGGCCGGCCCTGGTCAACATCGCCGTCTCCCACGGCTTCGACCTGCTCGTCGACCTGGAGGCTGCGCCCGGGCTGGTCAGCATCGGCGGTGACGTCGGCGTGGCTCGCGAGGTCGCCTTCGCCTCCGTCGTCGACCTGCTGACCCACCCCTGGTCCGACGGGGTCCAGGTCACCCTCGTCGGCTTCGCGGGGGCCGACGCCCTCGCCGACCTGGCACCCGGCCGGGTCCACGTCGCGACCTCGCTCGAGGACGTGCTCGACCGGCTCCAGGCCGGGGTCGCGGAGCGCGAGGAGCTCACCCGGCGGCTGGGCGTGGACGGCGTGCTCGCCGGGCGCCTCGCCGGCGCCGGCGCGGACCTGCCGCCCCACGTGGTCGTGCTGTCCGGTCAGCCCGGTGCCGAGGAGGCGCAGCGCCTGACCCAGCTGCTCACCCAGGGCCGCAACAGCCTGGCCGCGCTGTGCGTCGGCCAGACCCTGGCCGCGCGCTGGCGGTTCACCGTCGACGGCGGCGGGCTGCTCGACCTCGGCGCCCTCGGCCTCAGCGGCAACGCCCGTCGGCTGCGCCACGAGAACCTGTCCTCGGTGGCGCACTGGCTGCGCGACGCGGGCGAGGCCGCCACGCAGGCCACCGCGACCGTCGCCGCGATGGGTCCGCAGGAGGCCGTGGCGACCCTGCCCGAGCAGGGCGTCCGGCACGTCCGGAGTGCGGGCTCGATGCACGACCGGTCCAGGGCGCTGGCGCACGTCCGCCTGCTCGGCCCGGTCCAGGTGCAGGCTCCGCACCAGGTCGACCCGGGCCGGGAGGCGCTGCTCACCGAGCTCGTCTGCCTGGTCGCGCTGCACCCCCACGGCGTGCACGAGTCGGTGCTGAGGGTCTCCCTGTGGCCACGGGGGGTCGAGGACGACGTGGTCGAGGCCACGCTCGCCGCGGCCGTCCGCTGGCTCGGCACCGACCCCCAGGGCACGCCGCTGCTCGGGCGGGACGACGAGGGTCGCTGGCGCCTGTCCCCGGCGGTCCACGTGGACTGGCTGGAGCTCGCCTCGGTTGCCCAGCAGCACGCCGACGACCCGCAACGGCTCAGCGGGGTGCTCGCGCAGGCCCGCGGCGAGATGTTCTCCGCCACCCCGGCCGACCGCTACCGCTGGCTGGCCTTCCACGCCGCGGCCCGGGACGGGCGCGTGGTCGCGACGGCCGTCACCCGGCGGGCCGCGGCGGCGCAGGCTGCCGCCGGCGACGACAGCGGTGCCGAGCGCACCCTGCGTTGCGGGCTGACCCTCGTCCCCCGCTCGCAGGCGCTGTGGCGCGACCTGCTCCGCCTGCTGGGTGGCCACGACCCCGACACCGCCTCCCGGGTGGCGCAGGAGATGACCACGGTGCTGGCCGGCGACGGGCTGGAGCCGGAGACCGCCGCCCTGGTGGGCCACCTGGCGCCGACCACCCGCGAGTCGGGATGA
- a CDS encoding FtsK/SpoIIIE domain-containing protein, whose translation MRLLITAVASPVQGQRAPAAPHDLVVDTEADATVGDLALALARRLQTPLAESRHGRGGHLRLVAAGSAGEGHGGEAGPVAPVHGTVDTSAPELYLGRQRLDPGQPLAQSPVRHGSIVGLDAPVSDVLAEPSGLVEVRIASGPGAGLVTRLEVGDHPVGADPQAAITLPEGHGIPDLCLTVRVQWDGSVELVPEPDLVGTLQEPVQRSRPLAGPIVLDVDGEIRQRKAGESTYAELPPGTRVLSPEDPVPMLHLEREEVTDGQTWEPGQSLAVGPCLLELTIPTAPDASLSPSPQGATLDYNRPPRLLPAPRETEFTLPTEPKRSVSQMIPWPMMLLPAVAGVALYMIYQRPAALIFIVLTPLMALSNWIMGRTGDRKRYKADFAEFTRRTRKVQQAALEGLTDERTARRRDFADPGEVLMTAIGPRARLWERRRTDPDWLVARFGTADQLSSVQIKVSSREEHEGDLVWTAPDVPVTVRLHESGVTGVAGPARRAVARWVLAQLAVLHSPVDLDMTLLTTEDGEEDWHWARWLPHLRSDDGDLELAQVGVDDQTTARRIGELVAVLEARLAEAGGSGGLSSANRPSFPPMMVVLDGSRRLRLLPGMVALLQQGPSVGMTFLCLDDDVRLLPEECRAVVQADEPLMSVRFTQRTVVEAVRPDLVTPAWAERVARAVAPVRDVSAAEAAASIPSSSRLLDVLRLDPPTGAAVEQRWQQVGRTTEAVVGEGVEGSFSIDLVKDGPHGLVAGTTGSGKSELLQTVIASLAVHNRPDEMTFVLVDYKGGAAFKDCNRLPHTVGMVTDLDGHLTGRALESLGAELRRREHQLADADAKDIEDYLATRGPDDPPMPRLLIVIDEFAALVAELPDFVTGLVDIARRGRSLGVHLILATQRPAGVVSAEIKSNTNLRIALRVTDTNDSQDVIEAPDAAHIAKSTPGRAYARLGHSSLIPFQSSRVGGRPRGQGRTADVELRGMPFRELGVAPPRSAAGEEDASIPSDLATVVAACQEASASSGIQTPPSPWLPALEEVVTLDQVLEQFPHGTPAQDRLVLPLGLVDLPAQQRHDVATYDLRAGGHLAVVGAARTGRSTLLRAIAGAVARDVSPADVHVYGVDCGNNALLPLVALPHVGAVVSRDQTDRMDRLVSRLRGVISQRQQHLAEAGFADITEQRAAVDPDRRLPYVLILFDRWEGFYQAYDALDGGRLVTAFQQILQEGGAVGVRVVMTGDRSLSLGRMSTLLDDKIMLRMTDRSDFASIGMSSKQVPDSMPEGRGFRAEGLRETQVALLDADPSGTAQVRALQELARRSTARYAELPRSRRPFHVDVLPVRFDAEQAERMAAEESEQGLAVPETSLPVAVGGDTLGIRYLDAIDHGPGLLVTGSRRTGRSSTLLQLVHAALARDWPVAVVTPRTSPLRALAGRPGVHGPWDLTSDQGEVTARLAELAAADGPLLVAVDDLELVGADGWLADALVKTLETMRDAPKLLVGAGSPGDLQSHYRGPAATLKKSGSGVLLSPQSSSDADLFGARLNRSAYGQAVPPGGGYLVTGGQAERVQVIWAG comes from the coding sequence GTGCGGCTGCTGATCACGGCGGTCGCCAGCCCCGTCCAGGGACAACGGGCACCGGCGGCCCCCCACGACCTGGTCGTCGACACCGAGGCCGACGCCACTGTCGGTGACCTGGCGCTGGCGCTGGCCCGGCGCCTCCAGACGCCCCTGGCCGAGAGCCGGCACGGTCGCGGCGGTCACCTCCGGCTGGTCGCGGCCGGCTCCGCCGGTGAGGGGCACGGCGGTGAGGCCGGACCGGTGGCGCCGGTCCACGGCACCGTCGACACCTCCGCCCCCGAGCTCTACCTGGGCCGGCAGCGGCTGGACCCGGGCCAGCCCCTGGCCCAAAGCCCGGTCCGGCACGGGAGCATCGTCGGCCTGGACGCGCCCGTGTCCGACGTGCTCGCCGAGCCGTCCGGGCTGGTCGAGGTGCGGATCGCCTCGGGCCCGGGTGCCGGGCTGGTCACCCGGCTCGAGGTCGGCGACCACCCGGTCGGTGCCGACCCGCAGGCGGCGATCACCCTGCCGGAGGGGCACGGCATACCCGACCTGTGCCTGACCGTGCGGGTGCAGTGGGACGGGTCGGTGGAGCTGGTGCCCGAGCCGGACCTGGTGGGCACCCTGCAGGAGCCGGTGCAGCGTAGCCGCCCGCTCGCCGGACCGATCGTCCTCGACGTGGACGGGGAGATCAGGCAGCGCAAGGCGGGGGAGAGCACCTATGCCGAGCTGCCGCCGGGCACCCGGGTGCTCAGCCCGGAGGACCCGGTGCCGATGCTGCACCTGGAGCGGGAGGAGGTCACCGACGGGCAGACCTGGGAGCCCGGCCAGTCGTTGGCGGTCGGACCCTGCCTGCTGGAGCTGACCATCCCCACCGCTCCGGACGCCTCGCTGTCGCCGAGCCCGCAGGGGGCGACGCTGGACTACAACCGGCCGCCGCGGCTGCTGCCGGCGCCGCGGGAGACCGAGTTCACCCTGCCCACGGAGCCCAAGCGCTCGGTCTCCCAGATGATCCCGTGGCCGATGATGCTGCTGCCCGCGGTGGCCGGTGTCGCGCTGTACATGATCTACCAGCGCCCCGCCGCGCTCATCTTCATCGTGCTCACCCCGCTGATGGCGCTGAGCAACTGGATCATGGGCCGCACCGGTGACCGCAAACGCTACAAGGCCGACTTCGCCGAGTTCACCCGCCGTACCCGCAAGGTGCAGCAGGCGGCGCTGGAGGGGCTCACCGACGAGCGCACCGCGCGACGCCGCGACTTCGCCGACCCCGGGGAGGTCCTGATGACCGCCATCGGCCCCCGCGCCCGGCTGTGGGAGCGCCGGCGCACCGACCCCGACTGGCTGGTCGCCCGGTTCGGGACGGCCGACCAGCTCTCCAGCGTGCAGATCAAGGTGAGCAGCCGCGAGGAGCACGAGGGTGACCTGGTGTGGACGGCTCCCGACGTGCCGGTCACCGTGCGGCTGCACGAGTCGGGGGTCACCGGTGTCGCCGGGCCGGCGCGTCGTGCGGTCGCCCGGTGGGTGCTCGCCCAGCTCGCCGTCCTGCACTCGCCCGTCGACCTCGACATGACGCTGCTGACCACCGAGGACGGCGAGGAGGACTGGCACTGGGCGCGCTGGCTGCCGCACCTGCGCTCCGACGACGGCGACCTGGAGCTGGCTCAGGTCGGGGTGGACGACCAGACGACCGCGAGGCGGATCGGCGAGCTCGTCGCCGTCCTGGAGGCACGGCTCGCGGAGGCCGGCGGGTCCGGCGGGCTGAGCTCGGCCAACCGCCCCAGCTTCCCCCCGATGATGGTGGTCCTGGACGGGTCCCGGAGGTTGCGGCTGCTGCCCGGCATGGTGGCGCTGCTGCAGCAGGGACCCTCGGTCGGCATGACCTTCTTGTGCCTCGACGACGACGTGCGGCTGCTGCCGGAGGAGTGCCGCGCCGTGGTGCAGGCCGACGAGCCGCTGATGAGCGTCCGGTTCACCCAGCGCACGGTCGTCGAGGCCGTCCGGCCCGACCTGGTCACCCCGGCCTGGGCCGAGCGGGTCGCCCGCGCCGTCGCCCCCGTCCGCGACGTCTCGGCCGCAGAGGCGGCCGCCAGCATCCCCTCCTCGAGCCGGCTGCTGGACGTGCTGCGCCTGGACCCGCCCACCGGGGCGGCGGTCGAGCAGCGCTGGCAGCAGGTCGGGCGCACCACCGAGGCGGTCGTCGGCGAGGGCGTCGAGGGCAGCTTCAGCATCGACCTCGTCAAGGACGGCCCGCACGGGCTGGTGGCCGGCACCACGGGCTCGGGCAAGTCCGAGCTGCTGCAGACCGTCATCGCCTCCCTGGCGGTGCACAACCGGCCGGACGAGATGACCTTCGTGCTCGTCGACTACAAGGGCGGGGCGGCGTTCAAGGACTGCAACCGGCTGCCGCATACCGTGGGCATGGTCACCGACCTCGACGGCCACCTGACCGGGCGGGCGCTGGAGTCGCTCGGGGCCGAGCTGCGCCGCCGCGAGCACCAGCTGGCCGACGCGGACGCCAAGGACATCGAGGACTACCTGGCCACCCGGGGACCGGACGACCCACCGATGCCGCGGCTGCTCATCGTCATCGACGAGTTCGCCGCGCTGGTTGCCGAGCTGCCCGACTTCGTCACCGGGCTGGTGGACATCGCCCGGCGGGGTCGCTCGCTCGGGGTCCACCTCATCCTGGCGACCCAGCGCCCGGCCGGGGTGGTCAGCGCGGAGATCAAGTCCAACACCAACCTGCGGATCGCCCTGCGGGTCACTGACACCAACGACTCCCAGGACGTCATCGAGGCCCCCGACGCCGCGCACATCGCCAAGTCCACCCCCGGCCGCGCCTATGCCCGGCTCGGGCACAGCAGCCTGATCCCCTTCCAGTCCTCCCGGGTGGGTGGCCGCCCCCGCGGCCAGGGCCGGACGGCGGACGTGGAGCTGCGGGGTATGCCGTTCCGCGAGCTGGGGGTAGCACCACCGCGCTCCGCCGCCGGGGAGGAGGACGCCAGCATCCCCAGCGACCTGGCGACGGTCGTGGCGGCCTGCCAGGAGGCCAGCGCGTCCTCCGGCATCCAGACCCCGCCCAGCCCGTGGCTGCCCGCGCTGGAGGAGGTCGTCACCCTCGACCAGGTGCTGGAGCAGTTCCCGCACGGCACCCCGGCCCAGGACCGGCTGGTCCTGCCGCTGGGTCTGGTCGACCTGCCGGCGCAGCAGCGCCATGACGTGGCGACCTACGACCTGCGCGCCGGGGGTCACCTGGCGGTCGTCGGCGCGGCCCGGACCGGCCGGTCCACCCTGCTGCGGGCGATCGCCGGAGCGGTCGCGCGGGACGTCTCCCCGGCCGACGTGCACGTCTACGGCGTGGACTGCGGCAACAACGCGCTGCTGCCGCTGGTGGCGCTGCCGCACGTCGGTGCGGTCGTCAGCCGCGACCAGACCGACCGGATGGACCGCCTCGTGAGCCGGCTGCGCGGCGTGATCAGCCAGCGTCAGCAGCACCTCGCCGAGGCCGGCTTCGCCGACATCACCGAGCAGCGCGCCGCGGTCGACCCGGACCGCCGGCTGCCCTACGTGCTGATCCTCTTCGACCGGTGGGAGGGCTTCTACCAGGCCTACGACGCCCTCGACGGCGGCCGCCTGGTGACCGCCTTCCAGCAGATCCTGCAGGAGGGCGGCGCGGTCGGCGTACGGGTGGTGATGACCGGCGACCGGTCCCTCTCGCTGGGCCGGATGTCCACGCTGCTGGACGACAAGATCATGCTGCGGATGACGGACCGGTCCGACTTCGCCTCGATCGGGATGAGCAGCAAGCAGGTGCCGGACTCGATGCCCGAGGGCCGGGGCTTCCGCGCCGAGGGACTGCGCGAGACCCAGGTGGCGCTGCTCGACGCCGACCCCTCGGGCACCGCGCAGGTGCGGGCCCTGCAGGAGCTGGCCCGGCGGTCCACCGCCCGGTATGCCGAGCTGCCCCGGTCCCGCCGGCCCTTCCACGTCGACGTGCTGCCGGTCCGCTTCGACGCCGAGCAGGCGGAGCGGATGGCGGCCGAGGAGAGCGAGCAGGGGCTCGCCGTGCCGGAGACCTCCCTGCCGGTCGCGGTCGGTGGCGACACTCTCGGCATCCGCTACCTCGACGCCATCGACCACGGGCCGGGCCTGCTCGTCACCGGCTCCCGCCGCACCGGCCGTTCCTCGACCCTGCTGCAGCTGGTCCACGCCGCCCTGGCCCGGGACTGGCCGGTCGCCGTGGTCACCCCCCGGACCAGCCCGCTGCGCGCGCTGGCGGGACGGCCCGGGGTGCACGGCCCGTGGGACCTGACCAGCGACCAGGGCGAGGTCACCGCCCGGCTGGCCGAGCTGGCGGCCGCGGACGGACCGCTGCTCGTCGCGGTCGACGACCTGGAGCTGGTCGGTGCCGACGGGTGGCTGGCCGACGCCCTCGTCAAGACCCTCGAGACGATGCGGGACGCGCCCAAGCTGCTCGTCGGTGCGGGCTCGCCGGGTGACCTTCAGTCCCACTACCGGGGCCCGGCGGCCACCCTGAAGAAGTCAGGCAGCGGCGTCCTGCTCAGCCCGCAGAGCAGCTCCGACGCCGACCTGTTCGGCGCCCGGCTCAACCGGTCGGCCTACGGCCAGGCCGTCCCGCCGGGCGGGGGATACCTGGTCACCGGGGGTCAGGCCGAGCGCGTGCAGGTGATCTGGGCGGGGTGA